One Terriglobales bacterium genomic window, TGGAGACGACGCGGATGGCCTTCTCCATGGTGGCGTTGACGACGCGGATGACGCCTGCGGCGAAGCGCTCGAGCGACATGCGCTGCTTCGAGCGCCGGAGCCAGGCTTCGGTGAGGCGGCGGGTGCGGGCGAGGTGGAGGCGGAAGTCGCCGCCGAGGAAGCGGTCGGCGGAGATGCGGCCGAGGAGCAGGTTGGCGTCGGTGACGGTGGGCTGGGCGCCGCGGCCGTAGCAGATCGGTCCGGGATCGGCGCCGGCCGATTCGGGGCCGACGCGGAGCGCGCCGGCGGCGTCGAAGCGGGCGAGCGAGCCGCCACCGGCGCCGACGGTGTGAATGTCGAGCATGGGAACGCGCACGGGAAAACCGGCGACTTCGGCTTCCGACGATGCGCGGGCGACGCGGTCGACGAGGGCCACGTCGGTGGAGGTGCCGCCCATGTCGAAGGAGATGATGCGGTCGAATCCGCTGCGGCGCGCCATGGCGGCGGCGCCGACCACGCCTCCGGCGGGGCCGGAGAGGACGGTGCGGACGGGCTCGCGGGCGGCGGCTTGGAGAGCGGTAATGCCTCCGGAGGACTGCATGACGAAGACGCGGGTTTCTTTGCCGAGCTGCGCTCGGCCTGCCCGGACGCGACGTCCGGGCCTACGCAAGCCGTCAAGCCGTGCGGCGAGACGTTCGAGATAGCGCTGCATCACCGGTTGCAGGTACGCGTTGACGACGACGGTGGAGGCGCGTTCGTACTCGCGGAATTCCGGCAATAACAGATGAGAGATGGAGAGCGGCACGCCGAGCTTCTTGAGCGCGCGGGCGGCGGCGCGCTCGTGACCGGCATTCGCGAATGAAAACAGCAGGGAGATGGCGATGGCCTGCGGGCGGGCGGCCTTGACCGCCTTCACCAGCGCGGCGAGCTCTGCGTTCTGGAGCGGGATGATGACGCGGCCGTCAGGGCCGGTGCGCTCGGCGAGTCCGAAGCGGAGTTCGGCGGGGACGAGGGGCGGAATGCGGTCGAAGAAGAAGTCGTAGAGGCGCGGGCGGGCCTGGCGGCCGATCTCGATGGTGTCTTCGAAACCGGCGGTGGTGATGAAGGCGACGC contains:
- a CDS encoding hydantoinase/oxoprolinase family protein, which translates into the protein MPGPLRIAIDTGGTFTDCLTFDQGRLRIVKLFSTPRDPSRAIVSGAKKLAAGRPILLLHGTTVGTNTLLERKGARVAFITTAGFEDTIEIGRQARPRLYDFFFDRIPPLVPAELRFGLAERTGPDGRVIIPLQNAELAALVKAVKAARPQAIAISLLFSFANAGHERAAARALKKLGVPLSISHLLLPEFREYERASTVVVNAYLQPVMQRYLERLAARLDGLRRPGRRVRAGRAQLGKETRVFVMQSSGGITALQAAAREPVRTVLSGPAGGVVGAAAMARRSGFDRIISFDMGGTSTDVALVDRVARASSEAEVAGFPVRVPMLDIHTVGAGGGSLARFDAAGALRVGPESAGADPGPICYGRGAQPTVTDANLLLGRISADRFLGGDFRLHLARTRRLTEAWLRRSKQRMSLERFAAGVIRVVNATMEKAIRVVSIERGYDPRDFSLVAFGGAGAMHACELAAALGIPRVIVPQYPGALSAFGILVSDVVKDYSRTVLLRVTPKRLGNIIIGSPATPAAEVRAVGSQQLLANNVQSVFDDLRAFATRDFASESWRGDVAFEASADLRYHGQGYELNIPIAREFSLDRLFAAFHAEHRRRYGYSRPESDLEIVTLRLRATIASPPLRPSLRTSKAKAPRLRGGRIAANVRNAALFDDKRYPTPIHDRDSLAPNRTYRGPAIITEYSATTVVPPGVRFHLDHALNLILETKRS